CAACCAATCAAAGTCTAGAAGAGACGCGTAATAATATTGCCCTCTTATACCTAGCGAGCCCACTTGGAAGATGGGGGATCGAGCTCAAAGAGAATGGAAAATTTATCGGGACGATTGATTTACTGGATTTGGATCTTTGTCTGAAGAAGGGGAGTATCGGCTATGTTCTGAATAAAGACTATTGGAACCAAGGTCTTGCGACAGAGGCTACCAAGGCAGTCATTGCCTTGGCTTTTGAACAGTTAGGGATGAACAAGCTCATTGCTGTTCATGATCAGGACAACCCAGCTTCTGGACGGGTGATGGCCAAATCAGGGATGAAATATTCTCACGAGGAGCCCTACGCGATGCTAGACTTGCATGAAGAAGGGAGAATGGTGACGAGAGTTCATTATGTCCTCACTAAAGAAGAATATTTGGCAGAAAAAATGAGTCAGGATATTGACAAAAGACCTATCTCCATGATATAGTAGATAGG
The Streptococcus parasanguinis genome window above contains:
- a CDS encoding GNAT family N-acetyltransferase → MENLYVKLAAYREIETERLHLRPVTLEDAPAMFEYASDETVTRYTFATNQSLEETRNNIALLYLASPLGRWGIELKENGKFIGTIDLLDLDLCLKKGSIGYVLNKDYWNQGLATEATKAVIALAFEQLGMNKLIAVHDQDNPASGRVMAKSGMKYSHEEPYAMLDLHEEGRMVTRVHYVLTKEEYLAEKMSQDIDKRPISMI